From the Burkholderiales bacterium genome, the window GCTAGCAACAGCAGATCAAGGCCCGAGCGGTGCAGCAGTTCACGCATTTCGAGTCGTCCCCTGCGGTGTTTGTCCGGCCATATTCTTTGAACCAACTTTGTAAGAATAGGTTGCTGATCCGTTTCGGCGCCGTTGTGCGTATCCTTCTGGAATCGCCTGAAGCGCCGGGTAGGCGACCCCTTGAACCCTAGGTTCAAGATCTGGCCAGACGGCATCTGCGGGGGGCCTTATTCCAAGAAACGTTCCTGATTTTTTAATGCGGCCCTGGCCGCATTTTTATTTTCCAGAACCGCATGCCTTATTGGTTGATGAAATCCGAGCCTGACGACGTTAGCATAGACGATCTGGCCGGAATGCCGAAGCAGACTGTTGCCTGGTATGGCGTGCGCCCCGGACTCGGCGGGCGCGAAGCGCCGGGAGCGGGTAGGGGCGCGACGCACGCCGGTGGCGCTGCACGTTGATTCGATAAATGCCATGCGCTACTGGTTGATGAAATCCGAACCGGATGATGTCAGCATCGACGATCTGGCGGCGATGCCGGAGCAGACCGTGGCGTGGTATGGCGTGCGCGGCTATCAGGCGCGCAATTTCATGCGCGATCAAATGCAGGTCGGAGACGGCGTTTTGTTCTATCACTCGAGCTGCGCCGAACCCGGCATCGCCGGACTCGCCGTGGTTGCACGGCAGGCTTACCCGGATGCAACGCAGTTTGATAAATCGAGCAAATATTACGACGCGAAAGCCAGCAGAGAGAATCCGCGCTGGTTCAATGCCGATGTCAGGCTGACCAGGAAAACGCGTCTGCTCGGCCTCAAGGAAATGCGCGACCATCCCGAACTCGCCGCGATGCGCGTTCTGCGCAAAGGCAACCGGCTGTCGATAACGCCGGTCGATCCTCACGAGTGGCAATTCATTATCAAGCTGCTTGGCGCTTGATCCTCAGCTCCCCGAACTCCGCGCATTCAAACGATCGATCAGCCCGGTTGTTCGGCATAATCCGGCATATCGCGCCCCATGCACTGGTGGCTGATCTACCTGCTGCTCGGCGGTTTCGCGGGTTTGTTCGCCGGCTTGCTTGGCGTCGGCGGCGGACTCACCGTGGTGCCGCTATTGCTGATGATTTTCGCCGCGCAAGATCTGCCCGAGGCGCATCTGATGCAATTGGCGCTCGGCACGGCGATGGCCGGCATCGTCTTCACATCGATTTCGAGCTTGCGTGCGCATCACCTGCACGCCGCTGTCGATTGGCAAGTCGTGCGGCGAATCGCGCCGGGCATTGTCGCCGGAACCTTGCTCGGCACCGCACTCGCCGGACAACTGCATAGCCGCGCGCTGGCCATATTCTTTGCGCTGTTCGCCTATGCCGCCGCAACCCAGTTGCTGTTGAACGTTCGCCCGAAACCGACGCGCGAATTACCCGGCAAGGCCGGCATGACGGCGATAGGCGGCGCGATTGGCGGCGTGTGCAGCTTGGTCGCGGCAGGCGGCGGGCTGCTCATGGTGCCGTTTCTGGCGTTTTGCAATGTTCCGCTGCACCGCGCGATCGGAACGGCTGCCGCAGTCGGCTTTCCGATCGCCGTGGCCGGCACGTTCGGCTACATCGTGAACGGCAGCGGCAAGCCAGGCCTTCCTGAACATGCGTTCGGATTCGTTTATTTGCCGGCGCTGTTCTGGCTCGTCAGCGCAAGCATGCTGACGGCGCCGCTCGGCGCCAAGATCGCGCATCGCATGAAAGTCGCGAACTTGCGCAAGGTTTTCGCCGCACTGCTCTACGTGCTGGCGACCAAAATGCTTGCAAGCGTTCTCTAGCCCGGCCACCAATGATCGCTTGCAATGCCCCGTAAATCCCCGCCCTTGGCAAGACTCACTCGCCCACGGCTGCATGCTGCGCTGCCGCGAGAGCGGCTGTTTGCCCTGTTGGATGCGCAGCGCAAATACCCACTGATCTGGGTAACGGCGCCGCCCGGCGCAGGCAAGACAACACTCGTTGCGAGCTACTGCGAAGCACGCAAAATCCCCTCGCTCTGGTATCAAGTGGACAGCGGCGACAGGGACCCCGCGACGTTCTTCTATTACCTGCGCCTGGCTGCCCTTGCCACGGTAGAAAAAAAGCGCGCCAAGCTGCCTCTGCTTACCTCGGCTTATTCGTCCGATCTTGGCGACTTCATTCGGCGCTGGTTCCGCGAGCTTTTTGGCTTACTCCCGCGTGACGCAATGCTGGTGCTTGATAACTATCAAGACGCTCCTGCAGATTCGGCTTTCCCCGCTTTGATCGTCGCGGCCGCCGCTGAAGTCCCCGAGACCCTGACGGTTGTGATTATTAGCCGAAGCGAACCTCCACTGGAGTTCGCGCGCTTGATCGCTGAACAAAAGTTAGTCACGCTCGATTGGAATGAACTACGTCTGACGCTGGAAGAAACCACGGCAATTGCCTCAATTAAGCATCCGCTGCGCGAGGACATGCTGCGTTGTCTACACGAGCAGTGCGGCGGCTGGGCCGCGGGCGTAGTCCTGATGCTGGAACGGTTCCGCCAAACCGGCACGATGAACAGGATCGCCGGCGGCGAGGCAATGGAAACGATTTTCGCTTATTTTGCCGAACAGATTTTCAACCAGACTTCGGCACAAAACCAGCAAGCCCTCATCCGCACGGCGCTTCTGCCCCGGATGACGCCGGAACAGGCGGAATTGATCAGCGGAGACGCGGATGCGGGCAAGCTCCTCGATCAGCTTTATCGCAGGCACCTCTTCACGGATCGGCGTTTAGGTCCCGAGCTCACTTACCAGTACCACGCGCTGTTTCGCGAGTTTCTCCTGGCAAAAGCGCGCCAGATGTTGACGGAGCAGCAACTCGACACCTTGCGTCGCCATGCCGCGGAATTGCTCGATTTCGCCGAGCAGCCCGATGCCGCGATTGAGTTGCTCCGTGAAGCCGGAGACTGGGCTGCCATCGCGAAGACTGCGCTCAAGTGGGCGAAGAGCTTCATCGAACAAGGTCGGCACAACCTGCTTAACAGTTGGTTTGAACTCCTGGCGCCGTCGCTGTTCGGGGAGAGCCCGTGGCTATGCTACTGGCGCGGATTTGCCTTGATGCCCGTTCAGCCCTCGGCGACCGTGAAGTGGTGCGAGCGCGCGTTCGCTTTATTCAGACGCAACGGCGACAGAGCAGGATTGCTGCTGTCATGGGCGCGCATCATTCAGGCGATCCGCTTTGATCCGCGGTGCGATCTCAAGCAAATGGACGCATGGATCGCCGTCGCCGATCAACTGCTCGCGGAACATTCCGGCTTTCCTTCCGAGGAGGTCGAATATCAATTCGTCTACGGCATGTACGTCGCCTTGCAGCACCGCATGCCCTGGCACCCGCGGCACAACGCATGGCGCGACCGCGCGATTGCCCTGGGTTTGTCGAGTACCGACAGCGCAAACCGCGCCTATCTCGCCTATCTGGCGGTGAGCTTCGAAACCCAGCGCGGACATCTTGTGCAGGCAAAGCTCGTGCTCGACGCAGTATCGCGCGTGAAGAATCTGTCCGCGCTTACGCAGGCCTTCAGCTATGTCGGCCGCATTCAGCTGGAAATCGAGCTGGGCGAGACCGATGCCGCGTTATGCACGATGGAGGCGGGCCTTGAGAATGCGAATGAGAGTGGCATCCATGTCTGGGACATGTTCTTGCGCTGGCACGGCGGACGTGCGGCGCTTTTGCGTGGCGATATTGCGCTCGCGCAACGCCTGCAGGCACAGATCGCCACGCACGCCGATATCATGTCGAGTGTTCCGGGTTACTTCTATCATTACCTGTCGGCGCTGATCGCGTTGCTTCAGCGCAGCTTGCCGACCGCTGCGCTGCATGCCGAAAAGGCCCTCGCGTTGAATTTGACATCCGGATGGTTGGTTGCGGAGGCGCGCTGCCGGCTGCTTTTAAGCCGCGTGCTGCTGGAGATGGAAAGCCTGGGTGACGCAAGGGAACAGCTGGCAACCATGAAAGCGCTCGCCACTCGTCTCGATTATCCTGCCCTCCTCAGTCAGGCATTGCTGCAGGAAGCTTTGCTCGCGTTCGCTGAAGGCGATGAGACAGCCGGGCTTGATGCGCTTAAGTCAGGGCTGAAATTCGCGCAAGAGCTCGAAATCAAGCAGACGCTATGGTTTTGCCCCGCCGATGGGAGCCGTCTGTGCTCGCGCGCCATGCAAACGGGAATAACGCCCTATTTCGTCAAGGAAGTCATCCGCTGTCGTACGGTGATTCCGGAAACGCCGGACATCGAAAACTGGCCGTGGCCCGTGCAACTGCTCACCTTTGGACGATTCTCGCTTATCCGCGATGGCAAGCCGGTGGAGTTCCACCATAAGGCGCCAAAAAAGCCATTGGCGTTGCTGAAAGCGATTGTTGCTTTCGGCGGTAAAGCGATTCCGGAGGAACAGCTTGCGGCAGCGCTTTGGGCCAATGAAGAAGGTGATGCCGCGCACCAGCTTTTCACAGCCGTCGTTCACCGCGTCCGCAGGCTGCTCGAGTACGATGAAGTTATCAAGATCAAGGAGGGGCGGGTCAGTTTGAATCCTCGCCTTTGCTGGGTCGACGTATGGGCTTTTCAGCGCCTGCTCGGCCAGGCGGAGCAGGCTGCGCGCAGTGGCGACCTTGATCGGCAATGCCAGGTTATCGACCGGGCGCTTCGCCTGTATCGTGGCGGGTTTCTTGCCGCCGACACTGAAGAATCGTGGGCAATGGCGATGCACGAGCGCCTGCGTAGTCTTTTCATCCGCAATCTCGCGACGCTCGGCCAGCACTTGCAGACCGCGGGTCGGCACGAAGAAGCGCTCGCGTGCTATTTGCGCGGCACTGAAGCCGATCCGCTCGCGGAAGAATTTTATCAAGGCCAGATGCACTGTTACCTGAAGGTAGGCCGCCACGCGGAAGGCTTGGCGGTGTACCGGCGCCTGCGGCAAATACTTTCCGTCACCTTGGGCATCGCGCCGTCCGCGCCTTCGGAAGCGCTCCATCGCAGTTTGCTTGGCTGAGCTGGCGCCTTTTTTCCGAATACGTCAGTAATCTGATAGCTCCCTGGTGCTACCTTCGTAGTGCCGAACGAGTTGGAGTTCGGCGAACTTTTCAAAGGAGGAAACCATGAACAAACGAACTTTATTTTTTGCAGCCGCCAGCATTTT encodes:
- a CDS encoding sulfite exporter TauE/SafE family protein, with product MHWWLIYLLLGGFAGLFAGLLGVGGGLTVVPLLLMIFAAQDLPEAHLMQLALGTAMAGIVFTSISSLRAHHLHAAVDWQVVRRIAPGIVAGTLLGTALAGQLHSRALAIFFALFAYAAATQLLLNVRPKPTRELPGKAGMTAIGGAIGGVCSLVAAGGGLLMVPFLAFCNVPLHRAIGTAAAVGFPIAVAGTFGYIVNGSGKPGLPEHAFGFVYLPALFWLVSASMLTAPLGAKIAHRMKVANLRKVFAALLYVLATKMLASVL
- a CDS encoding EVE domain-containing protein — encoded protein: MRYWLMKSEPDDVSIDDLAAMPEQTVAWYGVRGYQARNFMRDQMQVGDGVLFYHSSCAEPGIAGLAVVARQAYPDATQFDKSSKYYDAKASRENPRWFNADVRLTRKTRLLGLKEMRDHPELAAMRVLRKGNRLSITPVDPHEWQFIIKLLGA